Proteins co-encoded in one Daphnia carinata strain CSIRO-1 chromosome 3, CSIRO_AGI_Dcar_HiC_V3, whole genome shotgun sequence genomic window:
- the LOC130697555 gene encoding guanine nucleotide-binding protein G(i) subunit alpha, protein MGCAVSSTTDKEAVERSKKIDKDLRADGERASREVKLLLLGAGESGKSTIVKQMKIIHETGYSKEECEQYRPVVYSNTIQSLMAIICAMGQIRINFADSSKAVDDARLFFTLASAAEEGMLTYDLAQVMKRLWMDGGVQHCFSRSREYQLNDSAAYYLNALDRISAPNYVPTQQDVLRTRVKTTGIIETHFAFKGLRFKMFDVGGQRSERKKWIHCFEGVTAIIFCVALSGYDLVLAEDEEMNRMIESMKLFDSICNNKWFVETSIILFLNKKDLFEEKITKSPLTICFPEYQGSNTYEEGAAYIQMKFESLNKRRDQKEIYTHFTCATDTSNIQFVFDAVTDVVIKNNLKDCGLF, encoded by the exons TTGACAAAGATCTTAGAGCTGATGGAGAACGTGCTTCTCGAGAAGTCAAACTCCTGTTGCTTG GTGCTGGTGAATCTGGCAAGAGTACAATTGTGAAACAGATGAAAATAATTCATGAAACTGGATATTCAAAAGAAGAGTGTGAACAGTATCGACCAGTAGTTTACAGTAACACAATACAAAGTCTAATGGCCATCATTTGTGCCATGGGTCAAATTAGAATCAACTTTGCAGACTCCAGCAAAGCTGTT gaTGATGCACGACTGTTTTTCACACTTGCCAGTGCTGCCGAAGAAGGAATGCTTACTTATGATCTGGCTCAG gTAATGAAACGACTGTGGATGGATGGTGGAGTGCAACATTGCTTTTCTCGCTCTCGCGAATACCAGTTAAACGATTCAGCCGCCTATTATCTCAACGCCTTAGACCGTATTTCAGCACCAAACTACGTACCAACGCAGCAGGATGTTTTGAGGACGAGAGTGAAAACCACAGGCATTATTGAAACGCACTTTGCTTTCAAAGGACTTCGTTTCAA AATGTTTGACGTTGGTGGACAACGATCAGAACGCAAAAAATGGATACACTGTTTCGAAGGTGTCACAGCCATAATCTTCTGTGTGGCATTATCAG GTTACGATCTGGTGTTGGCCGAAGATGAAGAGATGAACCGTATGATCGAGTCAATGAAACTATTTGACTCCATATGCAACAACAAGTGGTTTGTGGAAACTTCCATCATCCTGTTCCTCAACAAGAAGGATCTCTTTGAAGAGAAAATCACTAAATCGCCCCTCACCATCTGCTTTCCTGAATACCAAG GTTCCAACACGTACGAGGAAGGCGCCGCATACATCCAGATGAAGTTTGAAAGTTTGAACAAGCGCCGCGACCAGAAGGAGATTTACACGCACTTCACGTGTGCCACCGACACCAGCAACATCCAGTTCGTCTTTGACGCCGTAACGGATGTGGTGATCAAGAACAATTTAAAAGACTGTGGTCTGTTCTAA